A single Candidatus Binataceae bacterium DNA region contains:
- a CDS encoding amidohydrolase family protein, giving the protein MDSEQIRSVRALRARLDHPVIDGDGHLIEAAPLFNDYLRQVGGDQLVERYHRELREHPTAARANRAQGEMRGAWWGVGNNAYDLATVMAPRLLHRRLEDIGIDFAIMYPTLGLALPTIFDADVRRAACRAINTMNAEICGPFRDRIAPAAVVPMHTPEEAIAELENAARLGLRVVMIPPGVARPIPALEHEAPAAFPHAAYFDSYGVDSFDDYDPVWRKFAELKFAITSHGAVGLRYLPLGRRSPSNYMFNHIGGHAYQQGEFCRSLVFGGVPMRFPELAFGFLECGAGWAVDLLHSLEEHWEKRNLEGLKNYDPALLDRKRLHELLREYGGPGFVNAERAGGMSRAYDEGIARHDRAVNRDEWAQSGVCDEHGFVRIFENFFFGCEADDPSVFRALDARANPKRTRLKPLFSSDIGHWDVPDITTVLLESHKLVDKGLLKDSDYRDFVFTYPAQLHLKANPGFFAGTAVESATARLVM; this is encoded by the coding sequence ATGGATTCGGAACAGATCCGCAGTGTGAGAGCGCTCCGCGCAAGGCTCGACCATCCGGTAATCGACGGTGACGGCCACCTGATCGAAGCGGCGCCGTTGTTCAACGACTACCTGCGCCAGGTCGGCGGCGACCAGCTGGTGGAGCGCTACCATCGCGAACTCCGCGAGCATCCCACGGCGGCGCGTGCGAATCGCGCCCAGGGGGAAATGCGCGGAGCGTGGTGGGGGGTCGGCAACAACGCCTACGATCTTGCCACCGTCATGGCGCCGCGGCTTTTGCATCGGCGACTCGAGGATATCGGAATCGATTTCGCCATCATGTATCCGACTCTCGGGTTGGCGCTGCCCACCATCTTCGACGCCGACGTGCGCCGCGCCGCGTGCCGCGCGATCAACACGATGAATGCGGAAATTTGCGGGCCCTTTCGCGATCGGATCGCACCGGCCGCCGTGGTTCCGATGCACACGCCCGAGGAGGCAATTGCAGAGCTTGAAAATGCCGCGCGTCTCGGGCTTCGAGTGGTGATGATTCCCCCAGGAGTGGCGCGGCCGATTCCGGCGCTGGAGCATGAAGCTCCCGCCGCCTTTCCGCACGCCGCATACTTCGACAGCTACGGCGTCGACAGCTTTGATGACTACGACCCGGTGTGGCGCAAATTTGCCGAACTCAAGTTTGCGATTACATCGCATGGCGCGGTGGGATTGCGCTACCTGCCGCTCGGCCGGCGGTCACCCTCGAACTACATGTTCAACCACATCGGCGGGCACGCCTATCAGCAGGGGGAATTCTGCCGATCGCTGGTCTTCGGCGGAGTGCCGATGCGGTTTCCGGAACTCGCGTTCGGATTTCTCGAATGCGGTGCGGGATGGGCGGTCGACTTGCTGCATTCGCTGGAAGAACATTGGGAAAAACGGAACCTGGAGGGCCTCAAAAACTACGACCCTGCGCTGCTCGACCGCAAGCGGCTCCACGAACTTCTGCGCGAGTACGGTGGCCCAGGGTTCGTTAACGCGGAACGCGCCGGCGGAATGTCGCGCGCCTACGACGAGGGAATTGCGCGGCACGATCGGGCCGTGAACCGCGACGAGTGGGCACAATCAGGTGTGTGCGATGAACACGGCTTCGTCCGAATTTTCGAAAACTTTTTCTTCGGATGCGAAGCCGACGACCCCAGTGTCTTTCGTGCGCTTGATGCGCGCGCGAATCCCAAGCGGACGCGCCTCAAGCCCCTATTTAGCTCGGATATCGGTCACTGGGACGTTCCCGATATCACGACGGTCCTGCTGGAAAGCCACAAGCTGGTGGACAAGGGTTTGCTGAAAGACAGCGACTATCGCGACTTCGTGTTTACTTATCCGGCGCAGCTCCATCTCAAAGCGAATCCGGGCTTCTTTGCCGGTACCGCCGTGGAAAGTGCGACTGCGCGCCTGGTCATGTAA
- a CDS encoding lysophospholipid acyltransferase family protein codes for MARQIGGVQARIEYAGIAAGLAALRTLPLERAFKLGERLGAMAMKIDRPNRPIAMKNLEIAFPELSREERLRIIRGMYRNWGRMLGEWAHMGKLDRSNIERFAVYEGKQYWDEAEKMSKGRGGLVLTAHFGNFELLPLAHSIYGYRIAVVHRPLRNPLIDKAVREARVRSGNQIVTRKGGGMEMMRMLRQNWHVGVPLDLDVRKGVFVDFFGKLASTSDGVARLARASGAPVVPCFIVREGDTIRHKIQIQPPVEIVKSKDVEADHRENTQRFVKAIEKAIREHPDHWNWIHRRWKTRPPGEARFY; via the coding sequence ATGGCGCGACAGATAGGCGGGGTTCAGGCGAGAATCGAGTATGCCGGCATCGCTGCCGGTCTCGCGGCATTGCGCACCCTGCCACTTGAACGTGCCTTCAAATTGGGCGAACGACTCGGTGCGATGGCGATGAAGATCGACCGGCCGAATCGGCCGATCGCGATGAAGAACCTGGAAATCGCGTTCCCCGAGCTTTCCCGCGAGGAACGGCTCAGGATAATCCGCGGCATGTATCGCAACTGGGGCCGGATGCTTGGCGAATGGGCGCATATGGGAAAGCTCGACCGGTCCAATATCGAGCGCTTTGCCGTGTACGAGGGCAAGCAGTACTGGGACGAAGCCGAGAAAATGTCGAAGGGGCGGGGCGGACTCGTGTTGACCGCCCACTTCGGCAATTTTGAGCTCCTGCCACTGGCGCACTCGATCTATGGTTATCGCATCGCGGTGGTACATCGACCGCTGCGAAACCCGTTGATCGATAAAGCAGTACGGGAAGCTCGAGTTCGATCGGGCAATCAGATCGTCACGCGCAAAGGCGGCGGGATGGAGATGATGCGGATGCTGCGGCAAAACTGGCATGTCGGCGTCCCGCTCGACCTCGACGTTCGCAAGGGCGTGTTTGTCGATTTTTTCGGGAAGCTCGCGTCAACCAGTGACGGCGTGGCGCGCCTGGCGCGCGCCAGTGGGGCGCCGGTGGTGCCGTGCTTCATCGTGCGCGAAGGTGACACCATCCGTCACAAGATCCAGATCCAGCCGCCGGTGGAAATCGTCAAAAGCAAGGATGTTGAAGCCGATCATCGCGAGAACACGCAGCGCTTCGTAAAAGCCATCGAAAAAGCGATCCGCGAGCATCCGGACCACTGGAACTGGATTCATCGCAGATGGAAGACGCGGCCCCCCGGCGAAGCGCGCTTCTATTGA
- the gspD gene encoding type II secretion system secretin GspD, producing the protein MDRYRAAALLFAATLLVCTAARTVRAGDDPPIPQDQITMNFQNVDIPVLAKFISEITGKNFIIDESVRGKVTIISPTKVTPEEAYQAFQSALQIKGFTTVQTGKTIKIIPSRNVRSDAPLTESQLPAETRGDEYVTRMIKLKNVDASSLVTVVQPMISHDGLVAAYPEDNTLIITDDAYNVERLLKIIGSLDIQGLQKNVAVIPLKLAFAGELAPEIEQIMGARENQQAGQRPGVGVVAPAATSGGTAFKIIPDERTNSLIVLAGPLQMNQIQDIVAKLDIQPPNATSRIHVYRLKNAQALEMLQVLSNLLGGGGSPTTLSPTTGKGSLGRGSALGMFNGLGSGLSGGGGGGYGGYGSSGYGNSGYGGLGGGMMGSSLGGGGFGGGMSGMGGGGGGIGGGMGMMRSSGNSLGSSGATMSASSGGGATGPGGRNPDFVSPVNVTADPATNALVVSAAPQDWQTLKQIIDELDVPRTQIFVQAIIVEVSAERTKDIGVEFQASTNLGGNTIGIGQLNFGNLQNALGNPLGLTGLGIGLASGSMCSIPVAVAGAVSGSTTTGTTTSSTISAPCDVALMTALETDTHANVLSAPTLLTADNEEAMIIVGQNLPFVGSAAANAGLPGQIFNSVDRQNVGITLDMVPQVSEGDYVKLDLYEEVSNVVNGTQNNSLGPTTTIRSASTEVFVQNHRTAVIGGLLSSQDTIENQGVPYISNIPVLGNLFSNKSSDRQKLNLLVFLTPHVVRTRAQLRALALDERQRFINSLGRREMHDMPASQIHELYKPSFSISVPPEADLGGTTEAPGVPRGSAPPLAAPPPASGETPFNTEEIGPSSMSAPATGSVAASGVPGVPVSTSGSAAAGGSTLGATRATVAPAAP; encoded by the coding sequence ATGGACCGCTACCGTGCGGCAGCTTTGTTGTTTGCCGCGACCCTCCTGGTTTGCACCGCCGCTCGGACCGTCCGGGCGGGGGACGATCCACCCATACCGCAGGACCAGATCACGATGAATTTCCAGAACGTGGACATCCCCGTGCTGGCCAAATTCATCAGTGAAATTACCGGCAAGAATTTCATCATCGATGAGAGCGTACGCGGCAAGGTAACCATTATCTCGCCGACCAAAGTGACACCCGAAGAAGCGTACCAGGCGTTTCAGTCAGCGTTGCAAATCAAAGGCTTCACCACGGTCCAAACCGGCAAGACCATCAAGATCATTCCCTCCCGCAATGTGCGCTCGGACGCGCCGCTGACCGAATCGCAGCTGCCCGCCGAAACACGCGGCGACGAATACGTCACGCGGATGATCAAGCTGAAGAACGTCGACGCTTCGTCACTGGTGACTGTTGTCCAGCCAATGATTTCGCACGACGGCCTGGTGGCCGCCTACCCGGAAGACAACACCCTCATCATCACCGACGACGCCTACAACGTTGAACGGCTACTCAAGATAATCGGCAGCCTGGATATCCAGGGACTGCAGAAGAATGTGGCTGTAATCCCGCTCAAGTTAGCCTTCGCGGGCGAGCTGGCTCCCGAGATCGAGCAGATTATGGGCGCGCGCGAAAATCAGCAGGCCGGTCAGCGACCTGGAGTTGGTGTGGTAGCGCCTGCTGCGACCAGCGGCGGGACCGCATTCAAAATTATTCCCGATGAGCGGACCAACTCACTGATCGTGCTGGCTGGGCCGCTTCAGATGAATCAGATTCAGGACATCGTGGCCAAGCTGGACATTCAGCCACCCAACGCAACCTCGCGGATTCACGTCTATCGGCTCAAGAACGCGCAAGCGCTCGAGATGCTGCAGGTGTTGAGCAACCTGCTTGGCGGAGGCGGCTCGCCGACCACCCTTTCTCCCACCACCGGCAAAGGATCATTGGGCCGCGGCAGCGCGCTCGGGATGTTCAATGGTCTCGGTAGCGGCTTGTCTGGTGGTGGTGGCGGCGGTTACGGCGGTTACGGAAGCAGCGGTTACGGAAACAGCGGCTACGGCGGCCTCGGTGGTGGGATGATGGGTTCGTCATTGGGCGGCGGCGGCTTCGGTGGTGGCATGAGCGGTATGGGCGGCGGCGGCGGGGGAATCGGCGGTGGAATGGGCATGATGCGGAGCAGCGGCAACTCCTTGGGCTCGAGCGGAGCAACGATGAGTGCGTCTTCCGGTGGAGGTGCCACCGGTCCGGGCGGCAGAAACCCCGACTTCGTGAGTCCCGTGAATGTAACCGCCGATCCGGCGACCAACGCACTGGTAGTCAGCGCGGCGCCGCAGGATTGGCAGACTTTAAAACAGATCATCGATGAACTCGACGTCCCGCGCACGCAGATTTTCGTGCAGGCGATAATTGTCGAGGTTTCGGCGGAGCGCACCAAAGATATCGGCGTCGAGTTTCAGGCGTCCACGAATCTCGGCGGCAACACCATTGGTATCGGACAACTTAATTTCGGTAACCTTCAGAACGCGCTGGGCAATCCTCTCGGACTGACCGGACTCGGGATCGGTCTTGCGTCCGGCAGCATGTGTAGCATTCCGGTCGCGGTGGCGGGGGCAGTAAGTGGCAGCACCACGACCGGTACCACCACCAGCAGCACCATCTCGGCTCCCTGCGACGTAGCACTCATGACTGCGCTGGAAACCGATACTCATGCGAACGTCCTTTCCGCGCCGACCTTGCTGACCGCGGACAATGAAGAAGCAATGATCATCGTCGGACAGAATCTGCCCTTCGTCGGCTCCGCGGCCGCCAATGCGGGCCTGCCCGGCCAGATCTTCAATTCGGTCGATCGACAGAACGTCGGCATCACCCTCGACATGGTGCCGCAGGTCTCCGAGGGCGACTACGTCAAGCTCGACCTGTATGAAGAAGTGTCCAACGTGGTCAATGGAACGCAAAACAATTCGCTCGGTCCCACCACGACTATCCGCTCGGCATCGACCGAAGTGTTCGTGCAAAATCATCGCACCGCGGTAATTGGCGGCCTGCTCTCCAGCCAGGACACAATTGAAAACCAAGGCGTGCCCTACATCTCGAATATCCCGGTGCTGGGCAATTTGTTCAGCAACAAGTCGTCGGACCGACAAAAACTCAATCTCCTGGTGTTTCTGACGCCTCATGTGGTCCGGACCCGCGCGCAGTTGCGTGCGCTGGCATTGGACGAGCGGCAGAGATTCATTAATTCGCTGGGCCGCAGGGAAATGCATGACATGCCGGCCTCGCAGATTCACGAGCTGTACAAGCCAAGCTTCTCGATTTCGGTACCACCGGAGGCTGACTTGGGAGGTACGACGGAAGCGCCTGGGGTTCCGCGCGGTTCCGCTCCGCCCCTGGCGGCGCCACCGCCTGCTAGCGGCGAGACGCCCTTTAACACCGAGGAAATTGGACCGAGCAGCATGAGTGCGCCCGCGACCGGCTCGGTCGCTGCTTCGGGAGTGCCGGGAGTGCCGGTCTCGACGTCGGGTTCGGCGGCCGCCGGCGGCAGCACACTCGGTGCGACCCGGGCAACAGTCGCTCCCGCGGCACCTTGA